From the Spiribacter sp. 2438 genome, one window contains:
- a CDS encoding chalcone isomerase family protein encodes MSRWISGWSRWIAMVSVLALTLSGAIARAEVEERGARFDREVTLGDETLVLTGTGIARYRVIFVVYAAGLYLPPGTATPDVLAADTPRRLEIEYFYDISAEDIILAANTKLEEQLTADQLASLESDVATFHGYFQSVSEGDRYRMEYQPGQGTQLIFNGEPAGTMPGAEFAEAYFGIWLDPDSPLSGSLRDNLLEGTR; translated from the coding sequence TTGAGTCGGTGGATCTCGGGGTGGAGCCGGTGGATCGCCATGGTGTCGGTACTGGCCCTGACATTGTCGGGGGCGATTGCCCGGGCCGAGGTCGAGGAGCGGGGTGCCCGCTTCGACCGGGAGGTTACCCTCGGCGATGAAACCCTGGTGCTCACCGGCACCGGCATCGCCCGATACCGGGTGATATTTGTTGTCTACGCCGCCGGGCTTTATCTGCCTCCGGGTACGGCAACCCCGGACGTGCTGGCGGCAGACACCCCCCGACGGCTGGAGATCGAATATTTTTACGACATTAGCGCCGAAGACATCATTCTGGCGGCGAACACCAAGCTCGAGGAGCAGCTGACCGCCGACCAGCTGGCATCGCTGGAGTCGGACGTCGCCACCTTTCATGGCTATTTCCAGTCCGTCAGCGAGGGCGACCGCTATCGCATGGAATACCAGCCAGGGCAGGGAACACAACTGATATTCAACGGCGAACCCGCGGGGACCATGCCGGGGGCCGAGTTTGCCGAGGCGTACTTTGGCATCTGGCTGGATCCGGACAGCCCCCTCTCCGGCAGCTTGCGGGACAACCTGCTCGAGGGCACCCGCTAG
- a CDS encoding sodium:solute symporter — MTTGIVVALVIYALIGIALAVAARQGLGSGSSEYFLAGRKAGGVISALSYGATTFSAFMMVGLAGLTYAGGVGALGFELIYLAGLGLVAIFGPRFWLVGKRFGFITPAEMLSYRYNSRVVGGAMAVASCIFLIPYSAVQLMGIGYLLSVISDGSISFDAGILVGVALALIWTMVAGLRSVLWTDALQVIIMLTTSLLAVGFVMAALGGPAAFMASTARDHGEWLAVPGPGVFDMVTFIGLTLPWFFFSISNPQVSQRLFSTVSIGALRTMLLGFLLIGFVYTLVSVLWGFAALQLLPALDSPDLATPTLLASDAVPRLAAIVLVVGIVAAAVSTVDSVLLSLASLVSRDLYRPMAPRGTREMLAGKIVMVIVAALAVLFARLQLDLITILSVASSAGLLVTVPAIVGAFFWRRGTATGAVGSIMIAGVVVTILQVGRFAPLGVPASVWGGLLAVALFVGLSLLTRPPTSRAAEFMAPVEEGLARHRIR, encoded by the coding sequence ATGACCACTGGCATTGTTGTCGCGCTGGTCATTTATGCGCTGATCGGAATTGCCCTGGCGGTGGCGGCCCGGCAGGGCCTCGGTTCCGGCTCCAGTGAGTACTTCCTCGCGGGTCGCAAGGCCGGGGGTGTGATTTCCGCGCTCAGTTACGGAGCCACCACCTTCAGCGCCTTCATGATGGTCGGCCTTGCCGGCCTGACCTACGCCGGAGGTGTTGGAGCCCTCGGGTTCGAACTGATCTATCTCGCCGGCCTCGGCCTGGTGGCGATTTTCGGCCCCCGTTTCTGGCTGGTGGGAAAACGGTTCGGCTTTATCACACCGGCAGAGATGCTGAGTTATCGGTACAACAGCCGGGTGGTGGGCGGTGCAATGGCAGTCGCCTCCTGCATTTTTCTGATTCCCTACAGTGCAGTGCAGTTAATGGGGATCGGTTACCTGCTGTCAGTGATCAGTGATGGATCCATCAGCTTTGATGCCGGCATTCTGGTGGGCGTTGCGCTGGCGCTCATCTGGACCATGGTGGCCGGGCTTCGATCCGTGCTCTGGACCGATGCGTTGCAGGTGATCATCATGCTGACGACCAGTCTGCTGGCCGTGGGTTTCGTCATGGCGGCGCTGGGGGGTCCGGCGGCTTTCATGGCCAGCACCGCCCGCGATCACGGTGAGTGGCTGGCAGTGCCCGGGCCCGGCGTGTTCGACATGGTCACCTTTATCGGCCTGACGCTGCCCTGGTTTTTCTTTTCCATCAGCAATCCGCAGGTCAGTCAGCGACTGTTCTCCACGGTGTCCATTGGCGCGCTGCGGACCATGCTGCTGGGCTTTCTGCTGATCGGCTTCGTCTACACGCTCGTTTCCGTCCTGTGGGGTTTTGCCGCGCTTCAGCTCCTGCCGGCCCTGGATAGTCCGGACCTCGCCACGCCAACGCTGCTGGCCAGCGATGCGGTGCCGCGGTTGGCAGCCATCGTGCTGGTGGTGGGGATTGTGGCGGCGGCGGTATCCACCGTGGATTCGGTGTTGTTGAGCCTGGCGTCGCTGGTTTCCCGGGACCTGTATCGGCCCATGGCACCTCGTGGCACGCGGGAAATGCTCGCTGGCAAGATCGTCATGGTGATCGTCGCCGCGCTGGCCGTGCTGTTCGCACGACTGCAACTGGACCTCATAACGATCCTGTCGGTGGCCTCCTCCGCCGGGCTCCTGGTCACCGTGCCCGCCATTGTTGGCGCCTTCTTCTGGCGGCGGGGCACCGCCACGGGGGCCGTCGGCAGCATCATGATTGCCGGTGTCGTGGTTACGATCCTTCAGGTTGGCCGGTTCGCTCCGCTCGGAGTGCCTGCCTCAGTCTGGGGTGGGTTGCTGGCAGTGGCGCTGTTTGTTGGCCTGAGCCTGCTGACCCGTCCCCCGACGAGCCGTGCCGCCGAGTTCATGGCGCCGGTGGAGGAGGGGCTGGCCCGCCACCGGATCCGGTAG
- a CDS encoding molybdopterin-binding protein, with amino-acid sequence MTGVEARGFGLVVIGDELLSGKRQDRHFPHLQGLLAERGLELRWVRLISDEAALITGTLRETLAGPDVVFSCGGIGATPDDRTRQCAAEALGVSLAVHPEGRQMLEERFGRPVEPSHRLRLVEFPSGASLIPNPVNQVPGFSIRDHHFMPGFPSMAWPMMAWVLDHHYTAWHDPDRLADRAIVVTGARESDVIPMLERFEQAHPGVRLSCLPNVRQGQFSLELGLRGNRDAVAATMPALQAEIAALGFEWQPVTLTVRHD; translated from the coding sequence ATGACGGGTGTGGAGGCTCGCGGGTTCGGGCTTGTCGTGATTGGTGATGAGCTCCTGTCCGGCAAGCGCCAGGATCGCCATTTTCCGCATCTGCAGGGGTTACTGGCCGAGCGGGGCCTGGAGCTCCGGTGGGTTCGCCTGATTAGCGATGAAGCGGCCCTGATCACCGGGACATTGCGGGAGACACTGGCGGGGCCGGATGTGGTGTTCAGCTGCGGCGGCATTGGCGCGACGCCGGATGACCGCACCCGGCAGTGTGCCGCCGAAGCGCTCGGCGTGTCGCTGGCGGTTCACCCGGAAGGCCGGCAGATGCTGGAGGAGCGCTTCGGGCGCCCCGTGGAGCCCTCGCATCGGCTAAGGCTGGTGGAGTTCCCGTCCGGTGCCTCGCTGATTCCCAACCCGGTTAATCAGGTGCCGGGGTTCAGCATTCGTGACCATCACTTCATGCCCGGTTTCCCCAGCATGGCCTGGCCGATGATGGCCTGGGTGCTGGATCATCACTACACCGCCTGGCACGACCCGGACCGCCTGGCGGATCGGGCCATCGTCGTCACCGGCGCGCGGGAGAGCGATGTAATTCCCATGCTGGAGCGTTTTGAGCAGGCGCATCCCGGCGTGCGCCTCTCCTGTCTTCCCAACGTGCGCCAGGGTCAGTTTTCTCTGGAACTGGGCCTGAGGGGTAATCGGGATGCGGTGGCGGCCACCATGCCGGCGCTGCAGGCCGAAATTGCGGCGCTGGGCTTTGAGTGGCAGCCGGTTACCCTGACGGTGCGCCATGATTGA
- a CDS encoding HAD family hydrolase — MIPRPLVAPVRAVTLDLDFTLWDLTGVLQHAEAVCQGLLEQRYPAVAERYDIAGLRDLRASIVQAQPGLAHDVTALRRAALRKAGEDAGYHGEVLNRLVDEAFEVFLDARHAVRVYDDAIPLLQALQGHVRVGALTNGNAEVSRLGLGDYFDFSLSAVELGAAKPSHLVFETATNRAGVPAAEIVHVGDDVHSDVTGAARHGMQAVWLNRDGAPWPSDAEPVPHHEVASLAELQGMLLGLVGVTR; from the coding sequence ATGATCCCGAGACCGCTGGTGGCTCCGGTGCGTGCCGTTACCCTGGATCTGGATTTCACCCTGTGGGATCTCACCGGTGTGCTCCAGCACGCCGAAGCCGTGTGTCAGGGATTGCTGGAGCAGCGCTACCCGGCGGTGGCAGAGCGCTATGACATCGCAGGACTGCGGGACCTCCGTGCCAGCATTGTCCAGGCGCAGCCCGGCCTTGCCCACGACGTCACCGCTCTACGTCGAGCGGCGCTGCGCAAGGCCGGCGAGGACGCCGGTTACCACGGTGAGGTGCTGAACCGCCTGGTTGATGAGGCTTTCGAGGTCTTCCTCGACGCCCGCCATGCGGTTCGGGTTTATGACGACGCCATCCCCCTGTTGCAGGCTCTGCAGGGTCATGTGCGGGTGGGGGCGTTGACCAACGGCAACGCCGAGGTCAGTCGACTTGGCTTGGGCGATTATTTCGATTTTTCATTGTCGGCCGTGGAACTGGGTGCTGCCAAACCGTCCCATCTGGTCTTCGAGACGGCCACCAATCGCGCCGGGGTGCCAGCCGCGGAAATTGTCCATGTGGGCGATGATGTGCACAGCGATGTAACCGGCGCGGCCCGGCATGGCATGCAGGCCGTATGGCTGAATCGCGATGGCGCGCCCTGGCCGTCTGACGCGGAGCCAGTGCCCCATCACGAGGTCGCCAGCCTGGCAGAGCTCCAGGGCATGTTGCTGGGCCTTGTCGGAGTGACGCGATGA
- the dnaQ gene encoding DNA polymerase III subunit epsilon yields MRQIILDTETTGLEPQEGHRIIEIGCYELDRRRPTGRQFHEYLNPDRPVDPGAVEVHGLTDAFLADKPRFADVAQALIDFVSGAEVIIHNAPFDVGFLDAELGRLGAAWGQMQDYCVVTDSLALARSRHPGQRNSLDALCKRYRVDNSSRTLHGALLDAEILGEVYLAMTGGQVGLTLGTEEPGNGPRQAEARRDVAEDRKPLPVIQPTATEQQLHEAWLERLDAAADGPCVWRNLPAEVTT; encoded by the coding sequence ATGCGGCAGATCATTCTGGATACGGAAACCACCGGACTGGAGCCGCAGGAAGGCCATCGAATCATCGAGATCGGCTGCTATGAGCTCGATCGCCGTCGCCCCACGGGCCGGCAATTTCATGAGTACCTCAATCCGGATCGCCCGGTGGACCCCGGCGCCGTCGAAGTCCACGGGCTGACCGATGCGTTCCTCGCGGACAAGCCGCGCTTTGCCGACGTCGCCCAGGCGTTGATTGATTTTGTCAGCGGCGCCGAGGTGATTATCCACAATGCACCCTTCGACGTGGGTTTCCTGGATGCGGAACTGGGCCGTCTGGGGGCGGCATGGGGACAGATGCAGGACTATTGCGTGGTGACGGACAGTCTGGCGCTGGCGCGCAGCCGCCACCCGGGACAGCGCAACAGCCTCGATGCGCTCTGCAAGCGCTACCGGGTCGACAACAGCAGTCGCACGCTCCATGGCGCCCTGCTTGACGCCGAAATCCTGGGCGAGGTCTACCTGGCCATGACCGGGGGGCAAGTGGGCCTGACCCTGGGCACGGAGGAGCCGGGCAACGGCCCGCGTCAGGCGGAAGCCCGGCGTGACGTCGCGGAGGATCGAAAGCCACTGCCGGTCATTCAGCCCACGGCAACCGAACAGCAGCTGCACGAGGCCTGGCTTGAGCGTCTCGACGCGGCGGCGGATGGCCCCTGCGTATGGCGTAATCTGCCCGCCGAGGTAACAACATGA
- the rnhA gene encoding ribonuclease HI, with amino-acid sequence MTRVEIFTDGACRGNPGPGGWGVLLRYGGTERELYGGESVTTNNRMELTAAIKGLEALNRPCEVDLTTDSQYVRKGITEWMDGWKRRGWKTAARKPVLNQDLWQRLDQLAATHRVHWHWVRGHAGHAENERVDALANRGIDEMNQMEG; translated from the coding sequence ATGACACGGGTTGAAATCTTTACGGATGGCGCCTGCCGCGGTAACCCGGGCCCCGGTGGGTGGGGCGTTCTGCTCCGCTATGGAGGAACGGAGCGGGAGTTGTATGGCGGGGAGTCCGTCACCACCAACAACCGCATGGAACTGACCGCGGCGATCAAGGGCCTGGAGGCCCTCAATCGGCCCTGCGAGGTCGATCTGACCACAGATTCCCAGTATGTTCGCAAGGGCATTACTGAATGGATGGATGGCTGGAAGCGGCGTGGCTGGAAAACCGCGGCCCGAAAGCCGGTACTCAATCAGGATCTGTGGCAGCGCCTAGACCAGCTTGCGGCCACTCATCGAGTTCACTGGCACTGGGTGCGCGGTCACGCCGGTCATGCCGAGAATGAGCGGGTGGATGCGCTGGCCAATCGCGGAATCGACGAAATGAATCAAATGGAGGGCTGA
- a CDS encoding class I SAM-dependent methyltransferase: MQWLHRWFATSAGQELADQESRLISRRLAGLYAQRVLQVGDYGGGRCPTVFGDARLWVLDNWRGGQTDLRASPEVLPLASGSVDVVVLIHQLEFAERPHQVIREAARALAPEGHLLVVGFNPLSLWGLRRMLAAGRSEPPWAGRYLGALRVGDWMQLLGLIPRPHDGIALMPPLPQRLRRKAAARPSNYGRSLGPGLRWIGGVHLVMGQKRVAGPTAPRLRWHRRLELIPGGIPQASAGARNAGRERLNDTG, translated from the coding sequence ATGCAATGGCTGCACCGCTGGTTTGCAACCAGCGCCGGACAGGAACTGGCTGACCAGGAGTCGCGGCTGATCTCCCGTCGACTGGCGGGACTGTATGCCCAGCGCGTTCTGCAGGTGGGTGATTACGGCGGCGGGCGATGCCCCACCGTCTTCGGTGATGCGCGTCTCTGGGTTCTGGATAACTGGCGCGGCGGCCAGACCGACCTGAGGGCCAGCCCCGAGGTCCTGCCGCTCGCCTCCGGCAGCGTCGATGTGGTGGTGCTGATTCATCAGCTGGAGTTCGCCGAGCGTCCCCATCAGGTCATTCGCGAGGCAGCAAGGGCGCTGGCACCGGAGGGTCATCTGCTGGTGGTGGGGTTCAATCCCCTGAGCCTCTGGGGGCTTCGCCGAATGCTGGCCGCGGGGCGTTCCGAGCCTCCCTGGGCCGGTCGATACTTGGGTGCGCTTCGAGTGGGTGACTGGATGCAACTGCTGGGCCTGATTCCGCGCCCTCACGATGGTATCGCCCTCATGCCCCCACTGCCGCAGCGCCTGCGGCGGAAAGCCGCCGCCAGGCCTTCGAATTATGGTCGCAGCCTGGGCCCGGGGCTTCGCTGGATCGGTGGCGTTCACCTGGTCATGGGGCAGAAACGGGTCGCCGGCCCGACCGCCCCGCGCCTGCGCTGGCATCGGCGTCTGGAGTTGATCCCGGGGGGGATACCTCAGGCCAGTGCCGGCGCCCGTAATGCCGGCCGGGAGCGCCTGAATGACACGGGTTGA
- the gloB gene encoding hydroxyacylglutathione hydrolase, whose product MLKITPVPILADNYTWLISPPQGRNAVVVDPGDSAPVARALESLGLTLSAIIVTHHHGDHVAGVAELVDNGTPVYGPRDSNIPNLTNPVSAGETMAPAGLETRFDVIAVPGHTLDHLAYFGGGALFAGDALFAGGCGRMFEGKPEQMQAYLAQLRTLPGETRLYCGHEYTLANLEFAVAVEPDNQALQQRLENVRQQRAKGVITLPSTLAEECDTNPFLRWDSDAVKRQAEARAGQQLDTPAEVFAVLRQWKDNF is encoded by the coding sequence ATGCTAAAAATAACCCCGGTGCCGATTCTGGCCGATAATTATACCTGGCTGATCAGCCCACCACAGGGGCGCAACGCAGTCGTCGTGGATCCCGGGGATTCAGCGCCAGTGGCCCGGGCGCTGGAGTCACTCGGCCTAACGCTGAGTGCCATCATCGTGACCCACCATCACGGTGATCACGTGGCAGGCGTCGCCGAGTTGGTGGACAACGGCACGCCGGTTTACGGACCGAGGGACAGCAACATCCCCAACCTGACCAATCCGGTGTCCGCCGGCGAGACCATGGCCCCCGCCGGGCTCGAGACCCGGTTCGACGTCATCGCGGTGCCGGGGCACACCCTGGATCATCTGGCTTACTTCGGCGGCGGTGCCCTTTTCGCCGGTGACGCGCTCTTCGCCGGTGGTTGCGGGCGGATGTTCGAGGGCAAACCCGAGCAGATGCAGGCCTATCTGGCCCAGCTGCGAACGCTGCCGGGAGAGACCCGCCTTTACTGCGGGCACGAATACACGCTGGCCAACCTGGAATTTGCAGTGGCCGTAGAGCCGGATAATCAAGCGCTGCAGCAACGCCTGGAAAACGTCCGGCAGCAACGCGCCAAGGGCGTGATTACGCTGCCGTCAACCCTGGCCGAAGAGTGTGACACCAACCCCTTTCTGCGATGGGACAGCGATGCCGTCAAACGGCAGGCCGAGGCCCGGGCAGGCCAGCAACTGGACACCCCCGCCGAGGTGTTCGCGGTGTTGCGCCAGTGGAAAGACAACTTTTAG
- a CDS encoding LysM peptidoglycan-binding domain-containing protein: MGITTKRMGPVFIALFAVGCANVGDPTRSTDGAHDSSAARGMPHEVAGTASRDFSGLTEAEKALPPETVWDRIRQGYGIPGHDNERVQAEMQRYAGMTSYWERVSERARPYMYHIVHSLEERDMPMELALLPVVESAFQPFAYSRSSAAGLWQFVPATGRHFGLDQNWWYDGRRDVLASTDAALTYLDYLHDMFDGDWLLAIAAYNAGEGTVSRAIRRNENAGQPTDYWSLSLPQETMNYVPRLLAMSELVGHPEKHGLILVDIPNEPFLKRVDLDRQIDLALVAELSGLEMDTIYELNPGFNRWATAPDGPHHLLLPRDRADSFNAALADHPPSEWMRWQRHRVAQGETLGGIANRYRVPVGALREANNLNGDLIRAGADLLVPLASRPTDRAGQTASAGSGQSERQRYDHVVQRGESLWTIARSYGVRVGDLVRWNDLDANAVLPLGERLVIWSETEGSRLASPGQRVQSVTYTVRQGDSLYRIARQFSVGINDLRRWNGIAEGTYLQPGQRLEMQVDVTALDGARVN, encoded by the coding sequence GTGGGTATCACGACCAAGCGCATGGGTCCGGTCTTCATTGCCCTGTTCGCCGTCGGCTGCGCTAACGTCGGCGATCCGACGCGTTCGACGGATGGTGCCCACGACAGCAGTGCGGCGCGGGGCATGCCGCATGAAGTGGCAGGCACCGCGTCACGGGATTTTTCCGGACTGACGGAGGCAGAAAAGGCCTTGCCACCGGAGACCGTCTGGGACCGTATCCGCCAGGGCTATGGCATTCCAGGCCACGATAACGAGCGCGTGCAGGCAGAAATGCAACGCTACGCGGGAATGACCAGCTATTGGGAGCGGGTTTCGGAGCGGGCGCGGCCATACATGTATCACATCGTTCACTCCCTCGAGGAGCGGGACATGCCCATGGAGCTCGCGCTACTACCGGTGGTGGAGAGCGCGTTCCAGCCGTTCGCGTATTCACGAAGCAGCGCCGCCGGGCTCTGGCAGTTCGTCCCCGCTACCGGTCGCCACTTCGGGCTGGACCAGAACTGGTGGTATGACGGCCGCCGGGACGTGTTGGCGTCCACGGATGCGGCGCTGACCTACCTGGATTACCTTCATGACATGTTCGACGGCGACTGGCTGCTGGCCATCGCCGCTTACAACGCCGGGGAAGGGACCGTTTCCCGCGCCATCCGGCGAAACGAAAACGCGGGCCAGCCCACCGACTACTGGTCGTTGAGCCTCCCGCAGGAGACCATGAACTACGTGCCCCGGCTACTCGCCATGAGTGAGCTGGTGGGACATCCCGAGAAGCACGGCCTGATACTGGTGGACATCCCCAATGAGCCCTTTCTGAAGCGGGTGGATTTGGACCGTCAGATCGATCTGGCCCTGGTGGCCGAGCTCTCGGGCCTAGAGATGGACACCATTTACGAGCTGAACCCGGGGTTCAACCGCTGGGCGACCGCGCCTGATGGGCCCCATCACCTGTTGCTACCCAGGGACCGGGCAGACAGTTTCAATGCCGCCCTGGCCGATCACCCGCCATCCGAGTGGATGCGCTGGCAACGTCACCGCGTTGCGCAGGGCGAGACCCTCGGCGGCATCGCCAATCGCTATCGAGTTCCGGTCGGCGCGTTGCGTGAGGCGAATAACCTCAACGGTGACCTGATTCGGGCCGGTGCCGATCTCCTGGTTCCCCTGGCCAGCCGCCCCACCGACCGAGCCGGCCAGACCGCCAGCGCCGGCAGCGGACAGAGCGAGCGGCAACGCTATGATCACGTTGTGCAGCGGGGCGAAAGTCTGTGGACCATTGCCCGGAGCTATGGCGTCAGAGTGGGCGATCTGGTGCGCTGGAACGACCTGGATGCCAACGCGGTTCTCCCCCTCGGGGAGCGGCTGGTGATCTGGAGTGAAACTGAGGGAAGCCGTTTGGCCAGCCCCGGCCAGCGGGTTCAGTCGGTGACTTACACCGTCCGCCAGGGCGATTCCCTTTACCGAATCGCTCGCCAGTTCAGTGTCGGGATCAATGATCTGCGACGCTGGAACGGCATTGCCGAAGGAACCTATCTGCAGCCGGGCCAGCGACTTGAGATGCAGGTGGATGTCACCGCCCTGGATGGCGCGCGGGTCAACTGA
- the minE gene encoding cell division topological specificity factor MinE has translation MGFLDYFRSEKKRSASLAKERLQVIVARERGHRGGPDYLPALQQEILNVVRRYVEVEEDAVKVQVEREGDCEVLELNVTLPEE, from the coding sequence ATGGGTTTTCTGGATTACTTTCGATCCGAGAAAAAGCGCAGCGCCTCGCTGGCGAAAGAACGCCTGCAGGTGATCGTTGCTCGAGAGCGCGGCCACCGCGGTGGGCCGGATTACCTGCCGGCGCTGCAGCAGGAGATCCTGAATGTGGTCCGGCGCTACGTTGAGGTGGAAGAGGACGCCGTGAAGGTTCAGGTGGAGCGCGAGGGTGACTGTGAAGTCCTGGAGCTCAACGTCACGCTTCCGGAAGAGTGA
- the minD gene encoding septum site-determining protein MinD has translation MARIVVVTSGKGGVGKTTTSAAFAAGLAQAGHRTVVIDFDVGLRNLDLIMGCERRVVYDFVNVINGEANLNQALIRDKRTEGLEILPASQTRDKDALTVEGVEAVLKELSRTHDYIVCDSPAGIERGAHLAMYFADDALVVTNPEVSSVRDSDRVLGLLASKTRRAENGESPVQEHLVVTRYAPSRVGKGEMLSVEDIQEILSVDLLGVIPESTAVLNASNAGVPVILEDKTDAGQAYADVVARYLGEEREHRFLDEKKGLFGRLFKG, from the coding sequence GTGGCGCGGATCGTCGTGGTGACATCAGGCAAGGGGGGCGTTGGCAAGACGACCACCAGTGCGGCTTTTGCAGCGGGGCTGGCTCAGGCAGGGCATCGGACCGTGGTTATCGACTTTGATGTCGGCCTGCGCAACCTGGACCTGATCATGGGCTGCGAGCGCCGGGTGGTCTACGACTTCGTCAACGTCATCAACGGCGAAGCGAATCTCAATCAGGCGCTGATTCGCGACAAACGGACCGAGGGCCTCGAGATCCTGCCGGCTTCCCAGACCCGGGATAAGGATGCACTGACCGTCGAGGGGGTCGAAGCGGTGCTCAAGGAGCTCTCCCGCACCCATGACTACATCGTCTGCGACTCGCCGGCCGGCATCGAGCGTGGTGCTCATCTCGCCATGTATTTCGCCGACGATGCGCTGGTGGTCACCAACCCCGAGGTTTCCTCGGTCCGCGATTCCGATCGGGTGCTCGGGCTGCTGGCCAGCAAGACCCGTCGGGCTGAAAATGGTGAGAGCCCGGTGCAGGAGCACCTGGTGGTCACCCGGTATGCGCCATCCCGGGTTGGCAAGGGGGAAATGCTGAGTGTTGAAGACATTCAGGAGATCCTGTCAGTGGATCTGCTGGGGGTGATCCCTGAGTCCACCGCGGTGCTGAATGCCTCCAATGCCGGCGTGCCGGTGATCCTCGAGGATAAAACCGACGCCGGCCAGGCCTACGCGGACGTGGTGGCTCGATACCTCGGTGAAGAGCGGGAACACCGGTTCCTGGATGAAAAGAAAGGCCTCTTCGGCCGACTGTTCAAAGGCTAG
- the minC gene encoding septum site-determining protein MinC: MAGPPGAEAAFELKGRMATLSVLQLKSPDVRHILAQLDDRLSESPGFFTGMPLILAPAGDLELTTDFLAELVPALRERGLCPVALADTDPALADPLGLGVMRNPGASRPAKERAASASAPARSLPSGGPSKLVTQPIRSGQQVYARGGDLVVAAPVSAGAELMADGHIHVYGTLRGRALAGVQGDRNARIFCSELKAELIAIAGEYLLSEHMDAGLRGGPVVAWLEGDALQLAAI, encoded by the coding sequence ATGGCCGGACCACCCGGGGCGGAGGCCGCCTTCGAACTCAAGGGCCGCATGGCCACCTTGAGCGTGCTTCAGCTAAAAAGTCCGGATGTCCGCCATATCCTGGCTCAACTCGACGACAGACTGAGCGAGAGCCCGGGCTTTTTTACCGGTATGCCGCTGATCCTCGCCCCGGCAGGTGACCTGGAGCTCACCACCGATTTCCTGGCAGAGCTCGTCCCCGCCTTGCGTGAACGGGGCCTCTGCCCGGTGGCGCTGGCGGATACGGACCCGGCCCTGGCTGACCCGCTGGGTTTGGGGGTGATGCGCAACCCCGGTGCCTCACGTCCGGCAAAGGAGCGCGCCGCGTCGGCGTCAGCACCGGCCAGGTCGCTGCCGTCCGGAGGGCCTTCAAAGCTCGTCACCCAACCCATTCGCTCGGGGCAGCAGGTTTATGCCCGCGGCGGTGACCTGGTAGTGGCCGCGCCGGTGAGCGCGGGTGCGGAGTTGATGGCCGATGGACATATCCATGTCTACGGCACGCTGCGGGGGCGTGCGCTCGCCGGCGTGCAGGGCGATCGGAATGCGCGTATCTTCTGCAGCGAACTCAAGGCAGAACTGATCGCCATCGCGGGCGAATATCTGCTGAGTGAGCACATGGACGCCGGGCTTCGTGGAGGGCCGGTGGTGGCATGGCTGGAGGGTGACGCCCTGCAGCTGGCAGCGATCTAG